Proteins from one Porites lutea chromosome 3, jaPorLute2.1, whole genome shotgun sequence genomic window:
- the LOC140929646 gene encoding uncharacterized protein: MSSVVTAVFKSTIGLLVNKGRDKAAERLKEGDVTDQKFRGVIMREIDNVKLKLDGLARKDLLASISFFKEGIESLFVVFDRVARSGIEFSAIKVPDKSAGSGTSVSLVKEIEKLRLTGLDDSATRALVNTKERFKDARRKATEAFANQALELSDRLLAMQYRVMATVLETIDNPEDALASCRVSIEELHSLSAVQTCFNVELKKGLRASLSKEERRQVISTVCQVNRVIYDVTLMVTSRGEVLESSLLHAGKEKVDPIRDRRIAKALRKVDMEHCCIQWSFGQEGEEEHKLKIPQGITTNTRGEFLIADNGDKTVKVFSSSGSYCHRFYLQTDDTIQLDIRDVAADVENNTYVLVRLKRSGAEQRDEYEREVWVFQDGSADPQRKFAVRKGDQGWGKLAVCSRHVLVLRKSDSAVVDVYDLDGKFVRSLGDWMFMYATDITAAHNDRVMVVDRGKSCVRCFNTEGQELFNFDINIEADYYYRVSCHPAGEHVVVAGHERETGHPVVAIFTKTGDLLRKIQLDENKVRWFGGVAVSMEGLVAAAVVVIPDCKVIVV; the protein is encoded by the coding sequence ATGTCTTCAGTGGTTACCGCAGTATTCAAATCCACTATCGGCTTGCTCGTGAATAAAGGCAGAGACAAAGCGGCAGAGAGACTGAAGGAAGGTGATGTGACAGATCAGAAATTCCGTGGAGTCATCATGCGCGAAATCGACAACGTTAAGCTGAAGTTGGATGGTTTGGCAAGAAAAGATTTGCTAGCGAGCATTAGCTTTTTTAAGGAAGGAATAGAATCGCTTTTCGTTGTTTTTGACAGAGTAGCAAGGTCAGGAATCGAGTTCAGCGCTATAAAAGTACCAGATAAATCAGCAGGTTCGGGCACATCTGTTTCCCTCGTTAAAGAGATCGAAAAGTTGAGGCTTACAGGCCTGGATGATTCCGCCACGAGGGCGCTTGTCAATACTAAAGAAAGATTTAAAGATGCTCGTCGGAAAGCGACCGAAGCCTTTGCTAACCAAGCTTTGGAACTGTCTGACCGCTTATTAGCCATGCAATATCGAGTTATGGCTACAGTTCTAGAGACGATTGACAACCCCGAAGACGCGTTAGCATCTTGTAGGGTGTCAATCGAAGAGCTCCACTCTTTGTCAGCGGTACAGACGTGTTTTAACGTTGAACTCAAGAAAGGCTTGCGGGCCTCGCTTAGCAAAGAGGAACGCCGACAAGTCATCTCAACGGTCTGTCAAGTGAACCGGGTCATCTATGATGTAACACTGATGGTAACAAGCCGTGGGGAAGTTTTAGAGTCGTCCTTGCTTCATGCAGGGAAGGAAAAAGTAGATCCGATTCGTGATAGGAGAATTGCTAAAGCTCTACGTAAAGTGGACATGGAACACTGCTGTATACAATGGTCATTTGGTCAGGAGGGTGAAGAGGAGCACAAGTTGAAAATTCCGCAGGGTATAACGACAAATACGAGGGGAGAGTTCCTCATAGCGGACAACGGGGATAAGACTGTGAAAGTTTTTAGTAGCAGTGGAAGTTATTGCCATAGGTTTTACCTCCAAACGGATGACACCATCCAGTTAGACATTCGCGATGTTGCAGCTGACGTGGAAAACAATACGTATGTTCTGGTCAGACTGAAGAGATCTGGAGCTGAGCAACGTGATGAATATGAACGGGAAGTCTGGGTCTTCCAAGACGGCTCCGCTGACCCGCAACGCAAGTTTGCCGTGAGAAAAGGGGACCAGGGTTGGGGAAAGCTTGCAGTTTGCAGCCGCCATGTACTGGTGTTGAGAAAATCTGATAGTGCAGTGGTTGATGTGTATGACCTTGATGGGAAATTTGTTCGTAGCTTGGGAGACTGGATGTTCATGTATGCAACAGATATCACTGCCGCTCATAACGACCGTGTCATGGTTGTTGACAGAGGCAAATCCTGCGTCCGCTGTTTCAACACTGAGGGACAagaactttttaattttgacatcAACATAGAAGCAGATTATTATTATCGAGTTTCATGTCACCCGGCAGGAGAACATGTCGTTGTTGCTGGTCATGAACGAGAGACGGGTCACCCTGTGGTCGCAATA